One Falco biarmicus isolate bFalBia1 chromosome 9, bFalBia1.pri, whole genome shotgun sequence genomic region harbors:
- the RALGDS gene encoding ral guanine nucleotide dissociation stimulator isoform X1 has product MVSRRRAPPHHAAAPAPERMFEGCRRARSLWGGVRLEVAGESSPVVLHSFTQLDPDLPPLESSTQEIGEELEDGVIYSISLRKVQLHHTANKGQRWLGFENESALNLYETCKVRTIKAGTLEKLVEYLVSAFKGNDSTYVTIFLCTYRAFATTKQVLDLLLNRYGKLHVQANGDHARHAVDERMELKNTISSILGAWLDQYSEDFRKPPDFACLKQLISYVRHNIPGSDLERRARILLAQFQQQEQSESEAEAVDHGGCTFQLVEENGVGDGKPDFLSFSPEMVAEQFTLMDAELFKKVVPYHCLGCIWSQRDKKGKEHLAPTIRATVSQFNSVANCVIATCLGDRSLKPQQRAKVVERWIEVARECRILKNFSSLRAILSALQCNAVHRLKKTWDEVLRESFRTFHELSEIFSDENNHSLSRELLIKEGTSKFATLEINPKRAQKRQQQQREMGVMQGTIPYLGTFLTDLVMLDTAMKDFLDGGLINFEKRRKEFEVIAQIKLLQSACNNYSFTQEDQFVDWFHSLERLSEAESYGLSCEIEPLSESASNTLKAKKNTGIIKRWSDRQPPSTEPCASGSSHSKSFDQLKCGQYLCSGDATDSVSVTSAGSSSSDVEEINISFIPESPDCQEKKVSEIPLASLPQRWYAPSVADGEVKPTVSSASPLLPALQFWESTSLSSLDTSGIGSGSSSASSSSVSSTPVTASRTHKRSVSGISSYSSLSLPLYNQQVDDCCIIRVSLAVDNGNMYKSILVTSQDKTPVVIRKAMAKHNLDGDRPEDYELVQIISEERELKIPDNANVFYAMNSAANYDFVLKKRGFSKGVKIKHGSSSTLPRMKQKGLKIAKGIF; this is encoded by the exons AGCTCCACACAGGAGATCGGAGAAGAGCTGGAGGATGGTGTGATCTACAGCATATCGCTCCGGAAAGTGCAGCTCCATCACACGGCCAACAAAGGGCAGCGGTGGCTGGGG TTTGAGAATGAGTCGGCTTTAAACCTCTACGAGACATGTAAGGTGCGGACAATAAAAGCTGGGACCTTGGAGAAGCTGGTGGAGTACCTGGTCTCAGCCTTCAAAGGCAATGACTCCACCTATGTCACCATCTTCCTGTGCACTTACCGGGCCTTTGCCACCACCAAGCAAGTGCTGGACCTGCTGCTTAACAG GTATGGCAAACTCCATGTGCAGGCGAATGGGGACCATGCCAGGCATGCTGTGGATGAGAGGATGGAGCTGAAGAA CACCATCTCCTCCATCCTGGGCGCCTGGCTGGACCAGTACTCAGAGGACTTCCGCAAGCCCCCAGACTTTGCCTGCCTCAAGCAGCTCATCTCCTACGTGCGCCACAACATCCCCGGCTCGGACCTGGAGCGCCGAGCCCGCATCCTGCTGGCCCAgttccagcagcaggagcagagcgAGTCCGAGGCAGAAG CTGTGGACCACGGTGGCTGCACCTTCCAGCTGGTGGAGGAGAATGGCGTTGGGGACGGGAAGCCGGatttcctctccttctccccagagATGGTGGCAGAACAGTTCACGCTGATGGACGCT GAGCTCTTTAAGAAAGTGGTGCCATACcactgcctgggctgcatctgGTCCCAGCGAGACAAGAAGGGTAAAGAGCACCTGGCGCCCACCATCCGCGCCACAGTCTCGCAGTTCAATAGCGTGGCCAACTGTGTCATCGCCACATGTCTCGGGGACCGGTCCCTGAAGCCGCAGCAGAGGGCTAAAGTGGTGGAGCGGTGGATCGAAGTGGCTCGG GAGTGCCGCATCCTGAAGAACTTCTCCTCCCTCCGAGCCATCCTGTCGGCTCTGCAGTGCAATGCCGTTCACCGTCTGAAGAAGACCTGGGATGAGGTCCTGCG GGAAAGCTTCCGCACTTTCCACGAGCTCTCAGAGATCTTCTCCGATGAGAATAACCACTCGCTGAGCCGGGAGCTTCTCATTAAG GAGGGCACATCCAAATTTGCCACCTTGGAGATCAACCCAAAGAGGGCTCAgaagcggcagcagcagcagcgagagATG GGCGTGATGCAGGGCACCATTCCCTACCTTGGCACCTTCCTCACAGACCTGGTGATGCTTGACACTGCCATGAAGGATTTCCTGGAC GGTGGGCTGATCAACtttgagaagagaaggaag GAGTTCGAAGTCATCGCCCAGATCAAGCTGCTTCAGTCGGCCTGCAACAACTACAGCTTCACGCAGGAGGACCAGTTCGTGGACTGGTTCCACAGCCTGGAGCGGCTCAGCGAGGCCGAGAG ctaCGGGCTGTCGTGCGAGATCGAGCCGCTGTCGGAGTCAGCCAGCAACACGTTGAAGGCGAAGAAAAACACGGGGATCATCAAGCGATGGAGCGA CCGGCAGCCGCCAAGCACCGAGCCCTGTGCCAGTGGCAGCTCCCACTCAAAATCCTTCGACCAGCTCAAGTGCGGGCAGTACCTGTGCAGCGGGGATGCCACCGACTCGGTAAGCGTCACCTCTGCCGGCTCCAGCAGCTCTGACGTGGAGGAGATCAACATCAGCTTCATCCCTGAGTCCCCCGACTGCCAGGAGAAGAAG GTCAGTGAGATCCCTCTGGCCTCCCTCCCCCAGCGCTGGTACGCCCCGTCTGTGGCCGATGGAGAAGTTAAACCCACTGTGTCCTCCGCatcccctctccttcctgccctccagttCTGGGAATCCACCTCCCTCTCATCCCTGGACACATCGGGCATTGGCTCAGGCTCCAGCAGTGCCTCGTCCTCTTCCGTCTCCTCCACGCCGGTGACGGCCTCCCGCACCCACAAGCGCTCAGTCTCTGGCATCTCCAGCTACTCCTCCCTCTCGCTGCCCCTCTACAACCAGCAGGTCGATGACTGTTGCATCATCCGCGTCAGCCTGGCCGTGGACAACGGCAACATGTACAAGAGCATCCTG GTGACAAGTCAGGATAAGACCCCCGTCGTTATTCGCAAGGCCATGGCCAAGCACAACTTGGACGGGGACCGGCCTGAAGACTATGAGCTTGTTCAGATCATCTCGGAGGAAAGag AGCTGAAGATCCCCGACAATGCCAATGTCTTCTACGCCATGAACTCTGCCGCCAACTACGACTTCGTGCTCAAGAAGCGGGGCTTCTCCAAGGGGGTGAAGATCAAGCACGGCTCCAGCTCCACCCTGCCCAggatgaagcagaaaggccTGAAGATCGCCAAAGGCATCTTCTAG
- the RALGDS gene encoding ral guanine nucleotide dissociation stimulator isoform X4, translated as MVSRRRAPPHHAAAPAPERMFEGCRRARSLWGGVRLEVAGESSPVVLHSFTQLDPDLPPLESSTQEIGEELEDGVIYSISLRKVQLHHTANKGQRWLGFENESALNLYETCKVRTIKAGTLEKLVEYLVSAFKGNDSTYVTIFLCTYRAFATTKQVLDLLLNRYGKLHVQANGDHARHAVDERMELKNTISSILGAWLDQYSEDFRKPPDFACLKQLISYVRHNIPGSDLERRARILLAQFQQQEQSESEAEAVDHGGCTFQLVEENGVGDGKPDFLSFSPEMVAEQFTLMDAELFKKVVPYHCLGCIWSQRDKKGKEHLAPTIRATVSQFNSVANCVIATCLGDRSLKPQQRAKVVERWIEVARECRILKNFSSLRAILSALQCNAVHRLKKTWDEVLRESFRTFHELSEIFSDENNHSLSRELLIKEGTSKFATLEINPKRAQKRQQQQREMGVMQGTIPYLGTFLTDLVMLDTAMKDFLDGGLINFEKRRKEFEVIAQIKLLQSACNNYSFTQEDQFVDWFHSLERLSEAESYGLSCEIEPLSESASNTLKAKKNTGIIKRWSDRQPPSTEPCASGSSHSKSFDQLKCGQYLCSGDATDSVSVTSAGSSSSDVEEINISFIPESPDCQEKKFWESTSLSSLDTSGIGSGSSSASSSSVSSTPVTASRTHKRSVSGISSYSSLSLPLYNQQVDDCCIIRVSLAVDNGNMYKSILVTSQDKTPVVIRKAMAKHNLDGDRPEDYELVQIISEERELKIPDNANVFYAMNSAANYDFVLKKRGFSKGVKIKHGSSSTLPRMKQKGLKIAKGIF; from the exons AGCTCCACACAGGAGATCGGAGAAGAGCTGGAGGATGGTGTGATCTACAGCATATCGCTCCGGAAAGTGCAGCTCCATCACACGGCCAACAAAGGGCAGCGGTGGCTGGGG TTTGAGAATGAGTCGGCTTTAAACCTCTACGAGACATGTAAGGTGCGGACAATAAAAGCTGGGACCTTGGAGAAGCTGGTGGAGTACCTGGTCTCAGCCTTCAAAGGCAATGACTCCACCTATGTCACCATCTTCCTGTGCACTTACCGGGCCTTTGCCACCACCAAGCAAGTGCTGGACCTGCTGCTTAACAG GTATGGCAAACTCCATGTGCAGGCGAATGGGGACCATGCCAGGCATGCTGTGGATGAGAGGATGGAGCTGAAGAA CACCATCTCCTCCATCCTGGGCGCCTGGCTGGACCAGTACTCAGAGGACTTCCGCAAGCCCCCAGACTTTGCCTGCCTCAAGCAGCTCATCTCCTACGTGCGCCACAACATCCCCGGCTCGGACCTGGAGCGCCGAGCCCGCATCCTGCTGGCCCAgttccagcagcaggagcagagcgAGTCCGAGGCAGAAG CTGTGGACCACGGTGGCTGCACCTTCCAGCTGGTGGAGGAGAATGGCGTTGGGGACGGGAAGCCGGatttcctctccttctccccagagATGGTGGCAGAACAGTTCACGCTGATGGACGCT GAGCTCTTTAAGAAAGTGGTGCCATACcactgcctgggctgcatctgGTCCCAGCGAGACAAGAAGGGTAAAGAGCACCTGGCGCCCACCATCCGCGCCACAGTCTCGCAGTTCAATAGCGTGGCCAACTGTGTCATCGCCACATGTCTCGGGGACCGGTCCCTGAAGCCGCAGCAGAGGGCTAAAGTGGTGGAGCGGTGGATCGAAGTGGCTCGG GAGTGCCGCATCCTGAAGAACTTCTCCTCCCTCCGAGCCATCCTGTCGGCTCTGCAGTGCAATGCCGTTCACCGTCTGAAGAAGACCTGGGATGAGGTCCTGCG GGAAAGCTTCCGCACTTTCCACGAGCTCTCAGAGATCTTCTCCGATGAGAATAACCACTCGCTGAGCCGGGAGCTTCTCATTAAG GAGGGCACATCCAAATTTGCCACCTTGGAGATCAACCCAAAGAGGGCTCAgaagcggcagcagcagcagcgagagATG GGCGTGATGCAGGGCACCATTCCCTACCTTGGCACCTTCCTCACAGACCTGGTGATGCTTGACACTGCCATGAAGGATTTCCTGGAC GGTGGGCTGATCAACtttgagaagagaaggaag GAGTTCGAAGTCATCGCCCAGATCAAGCTGCTTCAGTCGGCCTGCAACAACTACAGCTTCACGCAGGAGGACCAGTTCGTGGACTGGTTCCACAGCCTGGAGCGGCTCAGCGAGGCCGAGAG ctaCGGGCTGTCGTGCGAGATCGAGCCGCTGTCGGAGTCAGCCAGCAACACGTTGAAGGCGAAGAAAAACACGGGGATCATCAAGCGATGGAGCGA CCGGCAGCCGCCAAGCACCGAGCCCTGTGCCAGTGGCAGCTCCCACTCAAAATCCTTCGACCAGCTCAAGTGCGGGCAGTACCTGTGCAGCGGGGATGCCACCGACTCGGTAAGCGTCACCTCTGCCGGCTCCAGCAGCTCTGACGTGGAGGAGATCAACATCAGCTTCATCCCTGAGTCCCCCGACTGCCAGGAGAAGAAG ttCTGGGAATCCACCTCCCTCTCATCCCTGGACACATCGGGCATTGGCTCAGGCTCCAGCAGTGCCTCGTCCTCTTCCGTCTCCTCCACGCCGGTGACGGCCTCCCGCACCCACAAGCGCTCAGTCTCTGGCATCTCCAGCTACTCCTCCCTCTCGCTGCCCCTCTACAACCAGCAGGTCGATGACTGTTGCATCATCCGCGTCAGCCTGGCCGTGGACAACGGCAACATGTACAAGAGCATCCTG GTGACAAGTCAGGATAAGACCCCCGTCGTTATTCGCAAGGCCATGGCCAAGCACAACTTGGACGGGGACCGGCCTGAAGACTATGAGCTTGTTCAGATCATCTCGGAGGAAAGag AGCTGAAGATCCCCGACAATGCCAATGTCTTCTACGCCATGAACTCTGCCGCCAACTACGACTTCGTGCTCAAGAAGCGGGGCTTCTCCAAGGGGGTGAAGATCAAGCACGGCTCCAGCTCCACCCTGCCCAggatgaagcagaaaggccTGAAGATCGCCAAAGGCATCTTCTAG
- the RALGDS gene encoding ral guanine nucleotide dissociation stimulator isoform X6 has translation MMIDTQSSTQEIGEELEDGVIYSISLRKVQLHHTANKGQRWLGFENESALNLYETCKVRTIKAGTLEKLVEYLVSAFKGNDSTYVTIFLCTYRAFATTKQVLDLLLNRYGKLHVQANGDHARHAVDERMELKNTISSILGAWLDQYSEDFRKPPDFACLKQLISYVRHNIPGSDLERRARILLAQFQQQEQSESEAEAVDHGGCTFQLVEENGVGDGKPDFLSFSPEMVAEQFTLMDAELFKKVVPYHCLGCIWSQRDKKGKEHLAPTIRATVSQFNSVANCVIATCLGDRSLKPQQRAKVVERWIEVARECRILKNFSSLRAILSALQCNAVHRLKKTWDEVLRESFRTFHELSEIFSDENNHSLSRELLIKEGTSKFATLEINPKRAQKRQQQQREMGVMQGTIPYLGTFLTDLVMLDTAMKDFLDGGLINFEKRRKEFEVIAQIKLLQSACNNYSFTQEDQFVDWFHSLERLSEAESYGLSCEIEPLSESASNTLKAKKNTGIIKRWSDRQPPSTEPCASGSSHSKSFDQLKCGQYLCSGDATDSVSVTSAGSSSSDVEEINISFIPESPDCQEKKVSEIPLASLPQRWYAPSVADGEVKPTVSSASPLLPALQFWESTSLSSLDTSGIGSGSSSASSSSVSSTPVTASRTHKRSVSGISSYSSLSLPLYNQQVDDCCIIRVSLAVDNGNMYKSILVTSQDKTPVVIRKAMAKHNLDGDRPEDYELVQIISEERELKIPDNANVFYAMNSAANYDFVLKKRGFSKGVKIKHGSSSTLPRMKQKGLKIAKGIF, from the exons AGCTCCACACAGGAGATCGGAGAAGAGCTGGAGGATGGTGTGATCTACAGCATATCGCTCCGGAAAGTGCAGCTCCATCACACGGCCAACAAAGGGCAGCGGTGGCTGGGG TTTGAGAATGAGTCGGCTTTAAACCTCTACGAGACATGTAAGGTGCGGACAATAAAAGCTGGGACCTTGGAGAAGCTGGTGGAGTACCTGGTCTCAGCCTTCAAAGGCAATGACTCCACCTATGTCACCATCTTCCTGTGCACTTACCGGGCCTTTGCCACCACCAAGCAAGTGCTGGACCTGCTGCTTAACAG GTATGGCAAACTCCATGTGCAGGCGAATGGGGACCATGCCAGGCATGCTGTGGATGAGAGGATGGAGCTGAAGAA CACCATCTCCTCCATCCTGGGCGCCTGGCTGGACCAGTACTCAGAGGACTTCCGCAAGCCCCCAGACTTTGCCTGCCTCAAGCAGCTCATCTCCTACGTGCGCCACAACATCCCCGGCTCGGACCTGGAGCGCCGAGCCCGCATCCTGCTGGCCCAgttccagcagcaggagcagagcgAGTCCGAGGCAGAAG CTGTGGACCACGGTGGCTGCACCTTCCAGCTGGTGGAGGAGAATGGCGTTGGGGACGGGAAGCCGGatttcctctccttctccccagagATGGTGGCAGAACAGTTCACGCTGATGGACGCT GAGCTCTTTAAGAAAGTGGTGCCATACcactgcctgggctgcatctgGTCCCAGCGAGACAAGAAGGGTAAAGAGCACCTGGCGCCCACCATCCGCGCCACAGTCTCGCAGTTCAATAGCGTGGCCAACTGTGTCATCGCCACATGTCTCGGGGACCGGTCCCTGAAGCCGCAGCAGAGGGCTAAAGTGGTGGAGCGGTGGATCGAAGTGGCTCGG GAGTGCCGCATCCTGAAGAACTTCTCCTCCCTCCGAGCCATCCTGTCGGCTCTGCAGTGCAATGCCGTTCACCGTCTGAAGAAGACCTGGGATGAGGTCCTGCG GGAAAGCTTCCGCACTTTCCACGAGCTCTCAGAGATCTTCTCCGATGAGAATAACCACTCGCTGAGCCGGGAGCTTCTCATTAAG GAGGGCACATCCAAATTTGCCACCTTGGAGATCAACCCAAAGAGGGCTCAgaagcggcagcagcagcagcgagagATG GGCGTGATGCAGGGCACCATTCCCTACCTTGGCACCTTCCTCACAGACCTGGTGATGCTTGACACTGCCATGAAGGATTTCCTGGAC GGTGGGCTGATCAACtttgagaagagaaggaag GAGTTCGAAGTCATCGCCCAGATCAAGCTGCTTCAGTCGGCCTGCAACAACTACAGCTTCACGCAGGAGGACCAGTTCGTGGACTGGTTCCACAGCCTGGAGCGGCTCAGCGAGGCCGAGAG ctaCGGGCTGTCGTGCGAGATCGAGCCGCTGTCGGAGTCAGCCAGCAACACGTTGAAGGCGAAGAAAAACACGGGGATCATCAAGCGATGGAGCGA CCGGCAGCCGCCAAGCACCGAGCCCTGTGCCAGTGGCAGCTCCCACTCAAAATCCTTCGACCAGCTCAAGTGCGGGCAGTACCTGTGCAGCGGGGATGCCACCGACTCGGTAAGCGTCACCTCTGCCGGCTCCAGCAGCTCTGACGTGGAGGAGATCAACATCAGCTTCATCCCTGAGTCCCCCGACTGCCAGGAGAAGAAG GTCAGTGAGATCCCTCTGGCCTCCCTCCCCCAGCGCTGGTACGCCCCGTCTGTGGCCGATGGAGAAGTTAAACCCACTGTGTCCTCCGCatcccctctccttcctgccctccagttCTGGGAATCCACCTCCCTCTCATCCCTGGACACATCGGGCATTGGCTCAGGCTCCAGCAGTGCCTCGTCCTCTTCCGTCTCCTCCACGCCGGTGACGGCCTCCCGCACCCACAAGCGCTCAGTCTCTGGCATCTCCAGCTACTCCTCCCTCTCGCTGCCCCTCTACAACCAGCAGGTCGATGACTGTTGCATCATCCGCGTCAGCCTGGCCGTGGACAACGGCAACATGTACAAGAGCATCCTG GTGACAAGTCAGGATAAGACCCCCGTCGTTATTCGCAAGGCCATGGCCAAGCACAACTTGGACGGGGACCGGCCTGAAGACTATGAGCTTGTTCAGATCATCTCGGAGGAAAGag AGCTGAAGATCCCCGACAATGCCAATGTCTTCTACGCCATGAACTCTGCCGCCAACTACGACTTCGTGCTCAAGAAGCGGGGCTTCTCCAAGGGGGTGAAGATCAAGCACGGCTCCAGCTCCACCCTGCCCAggatgaagcagaaaggccTGAAGATCGCCAAAGGCATCTTCTAG
- the RALGDS gene encoding ral guanine nucleotide dissociation stimulator isoform X3: MSSPSIPGKMEAKPLFNVQKALVQPVQMCMLDIPLSVQDDDSSTQEIGEELEDGVIYSISLRKVQLHHTANKGQRWLGFENESALNLYETCKVRTIKAGTLEKLVEYLVSAFKGNDSTYVTIFLCTYRAFATTKQVLDLLLNRYGKLHVQANGDHARHAVDERMELKNTISSILGAWLDQYSEDFRKPPDFACLKQLISYVRHNIPGSDLERRARILLAQFQQQEQSESEAEAVDHGGCTFQLVEENGVGDGKPDFLSFSPEMVAEQFTLMDAELFKKVVPYHCLGCIWSQRDKKGKEHLAPTIRATVSQFNSVANCVIATCLGDRSLKPQQRAKVVERWIEVARECRILKNFSSLRAILSALQCNAVHRLKKTWDEVLRESFRTFHELSEIFSDENNHSLSRELLIKEGTSKFATLEINPKRAQKRQQQQREMGVMQGTIPYLGTFLTDLVMLDTAMKDFLDGGLINFEKRRKEFEVIAQIKLLQSACNNYSFTQEDQFVDWFHSLERLSEAESYGLSCEIEPLSESASNTLKAKKNTGIIKRWSDRQPPSTEPCASGSSHSKSFDQLKCGQYLCSGDATDSVSVTSAGSSSSDVEEINISFIPESPDCQEKKVSEIPLASLPQRWYAPSVADGEVKPTVSSASPLLPALQFWESTSLSSLDTSGIGSGSSSASSSSVSSTPVTASRTHKRSVSGISSYSSLSLPLYNQQVDDCCIIRVSLAVDNGNMYKSILVTSQDKTPVVIRKAMAKHNLDGDRPEDYELVQIISEERELKIPDNANVFYAMNSAANYDFVLKKRGFSKGVKIKHGSSSTLPRMKQKGLKIAKGIF, encoded by the exons AGCTCCACACAGGAGATCGGAGAAGAGCTGGAGGATGGTGTGATCTACAGCATATCGCTCCGGAAAGTGCAGCTCCATCACACGGCCAACAAAGGGCAGCGGTGGCTGGGG TTTGAGAATGAGTCGGCTTTAAACCTCTACGAGACATGTAAGGTGCGGACAATAAAAGCTGGGACCTTGGAGAAGCTGGTGGAGTACCTGGTCTCAGCCTTCAAAGGCAATGACTCCACCTATGTCACCATCTTCCTGTGCACTTACCGGGCCTTTGCCACCACCAAGCAAGTGCTGGACCTGCTGCTTAACAG GTATGGCAAACTCCATGTGCAGGCGAATGGGGACCATGCCAGGCATGCTGTGGATGAGAGGATGGAGCTGAAGAA CACCATCTCCTCCATCCTGGGCGCCTGGCTGGACCAGTACTCAGAGGACTTCCGCAAGCCCCCAGACTTTGCCTGCCTCAAGCAGCTCATCTCCTACGTGCGCCACAACATCCCCGGCTCGGACCTGGAGCGCCGAGCCCGCATCCTGCTGGCCCAgttccagcagcaggagcagagcgAGTCCGAGGCAGAAG CTGTGGACCACGGTGGCTGCACCTTCCAGCTGGTGGAGGAGAATGGCGTTGGGGACGGGAAGCCGGatttcctctccttctccccagagATGGTGGCAGAACAGTTCACGCTGATGGACGCT GAGCTCTTTAAGAAAGTGGTGCCATACcactgcctgggctgcatctgGTCCCAGCGAGACAAGAAGGGTAAAGAGCACCTGGCGCCCACCATCCGCGCCACAGTCTCGCAGTTCAATAGCGTGGCCAACTGTGTCATCGCCACATGTCTCGGGGACCGGTCCCTGAAGCCGCAGCAGAGGGCTAAAGTGGTGGAGCGGTGGATCGAAGTGGCTCGG GAGTGCCGCATCCTGAAGAACTTCTCCTCCCTCCGAGCCATCCTGTCGGCTCTGCAGTGCAATGCCGTTCACCGTCTGAAGAAGACCTGGGATGAGGTCCTGCG GGAAAGCTTCCGCACTTTCCACGAGCTCTCAGAGATCTTCTCCGATGAGAATAACCACTCGCTGAGCCGGGAGCTTCTCATTAAG GAGGGCACATCCAAATTTGCCACCTTGGAGATCAACCCAAAGAGGGCTCAgaagcggcagcagcagcagcgagagATG GGCGTGATGCAGGGCACCATTCCCTACCTTGGCACCTTCCTCACAGACCTGGTGATGCTTGACACTGCCATGAAGGATTTCCTGGAC GGTGGGCTGATCAACtttgagaagagaaggaag GAGTTCGAAGTCATCGCCCAGATCAAGCTGCTTCAGTCGGCCTGCAACAACTACAGCTTCACGCAGGAGGACCAGTTCGTGGACTGGTTCCACAGCCTGGAGCGGCTCAGCGAGGCCGAGAG ctaCGGGCTGTCGTGCGAGATCGAGCCGCTGTCGGAGTCAGCCAGCAACACGTTGAAGGCGAAGAAAAACACGGGGATCATCAAGCGATGGAGCGA CCGGCAGCCGCCAAGCACCGAGCCCTGTGCCAGTGGCAGCTCCCACTCAAAATCCTTCGACCAGCTCAAGTGCGGGCAGTACCTGTGCAGCGGGGATGCCACCGACTCGGTAAGCGTCACCTCTGCCGGCTCCAGCAGCTCTGACGTGGAGGAGATCAACATCAGCTTCATCCCTGAGTCCCCCGACTGCCAGGAGAAGAAG GTCAGTGAGATCCCTCTGGCCTCCCTCCCCCAGCGCTGGTACGCCCCGTCTGTGGCCGATGGAGAAGTTAAACCCACTGTGTCCTCCGCatcccctctccttcctgccctccagttCTGGGAATCCACCTCCCTCTCATCCCTGGACACATCGGGCATTGGCTCAGGCTCCAGCAGTGCCTCGTCCTCTTCCGTCTCCTCCACGCCGGTGACGGCCTCCCGCACCCACAAGCGCTCAGTCTCTGGCATCTCCAGCTACTCCTCCCTCTCGCTGCCCCTCTACAACCAGCAGGTCGATGACTGTTGCATCATCCGCGTCAGCCTGGCCGTGGACAACGGCAACATGTACAAGAGCATCCTG GTGACAAGTCAGGATAAGACCCCCGTCGTTATTCGCAAGGCCATGGCCAAGCACAACTTGGACGGGGACCGGCCTGAAGACTATGAGCTTGTTCAGATCATCTCGGAGGAAAGag AGCTGAAGATCCCCGACAATGCCAATGTCTTCTACGCCATGAACTCTGCCGCCAACTACGACTTCGTGCTCAAGAAGCGGGGCTTCTCCAAGGGGGTGAAGATCAAGCACGGCTCCAGCTCCACCCTGCCCAggatgaagcagaaaggccTGAAGATCGCCAAAGGCATCTTCTAG